A window from Flammeovirgaceae bacterium encodes these proteins:
- a CDS encoding ABC transporter permease, whose protein sequence is MWKNYWKTGWRNILKNRLYSGINVLGLALGIGFAYLVFLYVSGELRYDMFHRHARQTYRVNETSVQPANGQVLGTSPVTPVPLRARLQEGYPEITGAARWGSFGTLVMKEGETFSETVTVADREFFDLFDFNTLKGSHNLFTSPAEMVLSEKAAHLFFGEGDPIAKTLEVKLGDTTRVFEVSAVVDNHAGESSISFDILIPFGNMEPVVGKEVYQSMNYGIIETYVMLQDEGDKALVEGKLNRRAFERDNLRGDGTAQLHTLQPLHDIHLNNSIAPGITRVGNPVYVYVLSGVGLLILFMACVNFVSLASGHTFSRAKEVGIRKTMGAMRHQVRQQLMAETLIISMLATFLGLAFVYFFFPVFTSLVASELQFSIGWGSALFLLALNAAIVVFAGGLPARLLVVLQPVQALKEGLHQVGRGIALKILVVLQFSVSLVLLIGTFIIKDQMDFIYEKDLGFDKERLFEISLNHPSSKEKAEQLARVFKTAVLPEGRVAGVTASMNDYQEPWTKLEFEQETGAPIGLYFNLVGKDYLEALKLELVSGRWFDKDAAVKGSRQLVVNEALMRLFNWDSPEGKQIPGKNFSGAHEIIGVVKDFHFSSLHDKIAPLVLALDEGAVLEGVTGLSTYRWPPMFNSVTVKISPGELQPAIKEIESVWKQANPDTPFIGHFVDQTLDAQYANEQRWKRIIDYGSAFAFGIALLGLVGMVRLLLQRKVKEIGIRRILGSTYGGLLVYFFRGLAGFLVVANLLAWPVAWWAGTKWLQSFPYKVGMSLFPFMVSAIVVGAGVFIVVGYLTWLASLARPVDVLKNE, encoded by the coding sequence ATGTGGAAAAATTACTGGAAAACCGGATGGAGGAATATCCTCAAAAACCGTTTGTACAGCGGCATCAACGTGCTTGGGCTGGCCTTGGGCATTGGGTTTGCCTACCTTGTTTTCCTGTACGTAAGTGGCGAACTCCGCTACGACATGTTCCACCGGCATGCCCGCCAGACCTACCGGGTGAACGAAACATCCGTACAGCCGGCCAACGGTCAGGTGTTGGGCACTTCCCCGGTCACGCCCGTTCCCTTACGTGCCCGGTTGCAAGAGGGTTATCCCGAAATAACGGGTGCGGCCAGGTGGGGAAGTTTTGGCACCCTGGTAATGAAAGAAGGTGAAACCTTCAGTGAAACGGTAACTGTGGCCGACCGTGAATTTTTTGACTTGTTTGACTTCAATACCCTGAAAGGCAGCCATAACCTTTTTACCAGCCCTGCGGAAATGGTACTCTCGGAAAAAGCCGCCCATTTGTTTTTTGGCGAAGGTGACCCCATCGCAAAAACCCTGGAAGTGAAATTGGGCGATACCACCCGCGTGTTCGAGGTGTCGGCCGTGGTGGACAATCATGCGGGGGAGTCCAGCATTTCTTTTGATATCCTGATACCTTTTGGCAATATGGAGCCTGTGGTGGGCAAGGAGGTTTACCAATCCATGAATTATGGAATAATAGAAACCTACGTAATGCTGCAGGATGAGGGGGACAAGGCTTTGGTGGAAGGAAAATTGAATAGGCGCGCCTTTGAAAGGGATAATTTGCGCGGGGACGGAACGGCACAGCTTCACACCTTACAGCCGTTGCACGATATTCACCTCAACAATAGCATTGCCCCGGGGATCACCAGGGTGGGAAACCCTGTTTATGTATACGTGCTGTCAGGTGTAGGCTTGCTCATCCTGTTCATGGCCTGTGTCAATTTTGTTTCCCTCGCTTCAGGCCATACGTTCAGCAGGGCAAAGGAAGTGGGCATAAGGAAAACGATGGGGGCCATGCGCCACCAGGTCCGCCAACAGTTAATGGCAGAAACACTGATCATATCCATGCTGGCCACCTTCCTTGGGCTTGCATTTGTGTACTTCTTTTTCCCCGTATTCACTTCTTTGGTCGCCTCCGAACTTCAATTTTCCATTGGATGGGGAAGTGCCTTGTTTTTATTGGCATTGAATGCCGCCATTGTGGTGTTTGCAGGTGGGTTGCCTGCCAGGTTGCTGGTGGTGTTGCAGCCTGTACAGGCCCTGAAGGAAGGGTTGCACCAGGTGGGGCGTGGCATTGCCTTGAAAATCCTCGTGGTGCTGCAGTTCAGCGTTTCCCTTGTGCTGTTGATTGGCACCTTTATTATTAAGGACCAGATGGACTTCATCTATGAAAAGGACCTGGGCTTTGACAAAGAGAGGCTTTTTGAAATATCCCTCAACCACCCTTCCTCAAAAGAAAAGGCCGAACAACTGGCCCGGGTTTTCAAGACCGCGGTCCTCCCCGAGGGCAGGGTGGCAGGCGTTACCGCTTCCATGAACGATTACCAGGAGCCATGGACCAAATTGGAATTCGAACAGGAAACCGGTGCCCCGATTGGCTTGTACTTCAACCTGGTGGGGAAGGATTACCTGGAGGCGTTGAAACTGGAGTTGGTTTCAGGCAGGTGGTTTGACAAGGATGCGGCCGTCAAAGGCTCCCGTCAACTGGTCGTGAACGAAGCGTTGATGCGCTTGTTTAATTGGGACAGCCCTGAAGGAAAGCAAATCCCAGGAAAAAATTTTTCCGGGGCCCACGAGATCATTGGCGTGGTGAAGGATTTTCATTTCAGCTCCTTGCACGACAAAATCGCCCCGCTGGTTTTGGCACTTGACGAAGGTGCGGTATTGGAGGGCGTGACCGGTTTAAGCACCTACCGGTGGCCGCCCATGTTCAACAGTGTCACCGTAAAGATCAGCCCCGGGGAATTGCAGCCTGCCATAAAGGAAATTGAATCGGTGTGGAAGCAAGCCAACCCGGACACACCTTTCATTGGCCATTTTGTGGACCAAACCCTGGATGCCCAATATGCCAACGAGCAGCGATGGAAGCGGATTATCGATTATGGTTCCGCCTTTGCTTTTGGCATAGCCCTTCTTGGCCTGGTGGGCATGGTCAGGCTGTTGTTGCAACGGAAAGTGAAGGAGATAGGCATTCGCAGGATATTGGGTTCCACCTATGGAGGGCTTTTGGTTTACTTTTTCCGGGGGCTGGCTGGCTTTTTGGTAGTCGCCAACCTACTCGCCTGGCCAGTGGCCTGGTGGGCGGGCACGAAGTGGCTTCAATCCTTTCCCTACAAGGTAGGGATGTCCTTGTTTCCTTTTATGGTGTCTGCCATAGTGGTAGGTGCCGGGGTCTTTATTGTAGTGGGCTACCTCACCTGGCTGGCTTCCCTGGCCCGGCCCGTAGACGTGCTGAAGAATGAATAG
- a CDS encoding PadR family transcriptional regulator, which yields MNKTYLGEFEELVLTIVGILQEEAYGNAIVAEIKAKTGRKVNLSAVHVTLYRLEDKGYVKSSMGGATNERGGRRKRIFTITNAGLAILRAMKESRTELWKLIPQLKFGHGQG from the coding sequence ATGAACAAAACCTATCTGGGGGAATTTGAGGAGCTCGTATTGACTATTGTTGGGATATTGCAGGAAGAGGCCTATGGCAACGCCATCGTGGCGGAAATAAAAGCCAAGACCGGTCGTAAGGTAAACCTTAGCGCTGTGCATGTGACCTTGTACAGGCTGGAGGACAAAGGCTATGTCAAATCAAGCATGGGAGGGGCCACTAATGAGCGGGGCGGGAGAAGAAAGCGGATTTTTACCATCACCAATGCAGGCCTGGCCATACTAAGGGCGATGAAAGAATCCAGGACGGAGTTATGGAAGCTCATTCCACAGTTGAAGTTTGGGCATGGCCAGGGATAA
- a CDS encoding ABC transporter permease, which produces MLQNFFKSSIRNILREGYFSVINIVGLALGIAVCLLIWGYVKFELSYDDFHKDLNRIYRVNQTLIWSPEGGMMGSTGPQLALALREDFPEIGEAMRVNTAYAHLVRYAKPNGQVVAFNEDNVLAADSNFFDFFSIPLKEGDPSTALQGVDKVVISDKVAKKFFGDGPALGKILQFGESKRAVEVTGVTATQPANMHFHFDYLISMYTNPDIKRFEWSWIWTQVATYVKLKPGTDAHALESKMQGMVERYVVPSFGRLGMNYEDFMSGKGAWKFALQPIKDIHLYSGNIDNRLGPTGDIEYVRIFSFVAFFVLALAIINFINLSTARGASRAKEVGVKKVLGAFRQSLILQFQLESILMATVATVLGLGLLELMRIVISNILGIGLPFSIWGEGGGIWVVVALPIVVGVAAGTYPAFYLTAFRPASVLKGRVASRSRPGLRNGLVTIQFVVSIVFIIATVMVQKQLDFFQTKNLGFDKENVLVVNHADRLGENAKAFRDEVNALPGVSDASIAMTVPGRGSFEDIFSGEGRDIELSISQTKIDEHYFNTMGLSLVAGRAFDAARPGDKNKVIPNETTVSLFGWTPEEAIGKRIVYSELGNDVGEIIGVVKDFHYASLHQKINPSIFYHIDSDIWGTGKVLAIKIESSKAAGIIASLKKKWESRIDDAPFEYSFLDQEWARQYGQEQRLGGLFSIFAALSLLIAMIGLIGLVTYSAEQRKKEIGVRKVLGASVNQVVFLLNRNFTRLVLVAFTIAVPLGWYVMDDWLGQFPYRTGITWQVFALSGFSMLAITWATVAYQSIKAGLRNPVDVLKEE; this is translated from the coding sequence ATGCTGCAAAATTTTTTCAAGTCGTCCATCAGGAACATTCTCCGGGAAGGCTATTTCTCCGTGATCAATATCGTTGGGTTGGCATTGGGCATTGCCGTTTGTCTTTTGATCTGGGGCTATGTGAAATTTGAATTGAGCTATGATGATTTCCACAAAGACCTCAACAGGATTTACCGCGTCAACCAGACACTAATATGGTCGCCCGAAGGCGGCATGATGGGGTCCACAGGGCCACAGTTGGCGTTGGCCCTCCGTGAGGATTTTCCTGAAATAGGGGAGGCCATGAGGGTAAACACCGCTTATGCCCACCTTGTCCGGTATGCAAAGCCCAATGGCCAGGTGGTGGCCTTCAATGAAGACAATGTGCTGGCCGCGGATTCCAATTTTTTTGATTTTTTTTCCATCCCCTTGAAGGAGGGCGACCCTAGCACCGCACTACAAGGTGTGGATAAGGTGGTGATATCCGACAAGGTAGCGAAGAAGTTTTTTGGCGATGGGCCGGCCCTTGGAAAAATATTGCAGTTTGGTGAAAGCAAAAGGGCAGTGGAAGTTACCGGGGTCACCGCAACCCAGCCGGCCAATATGCACTTCCATTTTGATTATTTGATCTCTATGTACACCAACCCCGACATAAAGCGGTTTGAGTGGAGTTGGATATGGACACAGGTGGCCACGTATGTAAAATTAAAGCCGGGCACCGATGCCCATGCTTTGGAAAGCAAGATGCAGGGCATGGTGGAACGGTATGTGGTCCCGAGCTTTGGCCGATTGGGTATGAACTATGAAGATTTTATGAGTGGGAAAGGGGCCTGGAAGTTTGCCCTTCAGCCGATAAAAGATATCCACTTGTATTCCGGCAATATTGACAACCGGCTGGGTCCGACCGGTGATATTGAATATGTAAGGATATTCTCTTTTGTGGCATTTTTTGTGTTGGCGTTGGCCATTATCAATTTTATCAATCTCTCCACCGCACGCGGTGCCTCCCGCGCCAAGGAAGTGGGCGTGAAAAAAGTGTTGGGCGCCTTCAGGCAATCGTTGATCCTGCAATTTCAGTTGGAATCCATTTTGATGGCCACGGTGGCCACCGTATTGGGGCTGGGCTTGTTGGAGCTAATGCGCATCGTCATATCCAATATACTGGGCATTGGCCTTCCCTTCTCCATATGGGGCGAGGGTGGGGGCATCTGGGTGGTTGTGGCCCTTCCGATAGTGGTTGGTGTGGCCGCAGGCACCTACCCGGCTTTCTACCTCACCGCTTTCCGCCCTGCCAGTGTGCTGAAAGGAAGGGTGGCTTCCCGGTCCAGGCCTGGATTGAGGAATGGGCTTGTGACCATTCAGTTTGTGGTGTCCATCGTGTTTATCATTGCCACTGTCATGGTACAAAAGCAGCTTGATTTTTTCCAAACCAAAAACCTCGGGTTTGATAAGGAAAACGTGTTGGTGGTAAACCATGCCGACCGCCTTGGTGAAAACGCAAAGGCCTTTCGAGACGAGGTGAACGCGCTCCCCGGTGTTTCCGATGCGAGCATCGCCATGACCGTGCCCGGCCGTGGCTCCTTTGAGGATATTTTTTCCGGTGAAGGGCGCGACATTGAACTGTCCATTTCCCAAACCAAGATTGACGAACATTATTTTAACACCATGGGGCTGTCCCTGGTGGCCGGCAGGGCCTTCGATGCCGCCAGGCCCGGGGACAAAAACAAGGTCATCCCCAATGAAACCACGGTGAGTTTGTTTGGATGGACACCTGAAGAAGCCATAGGAAAGCGTATTGTTTATTCCGAATTGGGCAATGACGTAGGGGAGATCATTGGGGTGGTAAAGGATTTTCATTATGCTTCATTGCACCAGAAGATCAATCCATCCATATTTTACCATATCGACTCGGACATCTGGGGAACCGGTAAGGTGCTGGCCATTAAGATTGAAAGCAGCAAGGCCGCTGGCATAATAGCTTCCCTCAAAAAGAAATGGGAATCCCGCATTGACGATGCCCCTTTTGAGTATTCTTTTTTGGACCAGGAATGGGCAAGGCAATACGGGCAGGAGCAACGGCTGGGCGGCTTGTTCAGCATCTTTGCGGCACTCTCGCTTTTGATAGCCATGATTGGGTTGATAGGGCTGGTCACTTATTCGGCAGAGCAACGGAAAAAGGAAATTGGCGTGCGCAAGGTATTGGGCGCGTCCGTCAACCAGGTGGTGTTCCTGCTCAATAGGAATTTCACCAGGCTTGTGCTGGTTGCGTTTACAATAGCCGTGCCGTTGGGTTGGTATGTGATGGACGATTGGTTGGGCCAGTTCCCCTACCGGACCGGCATTACCTGGCAGGTCTTTGCCTTGTCAGGGTTTTCCATGCTGGCGATTACCTGGGCTACCGTTGCTTACCAATCCATAAAGGCAGGGTTGCGGAACCCCGTGGACGTGTTAAAAGAAGAATAA
- a CDS encoding ABC transporter permease, whose amino-acid sequence MLKNYFTIAIRNLTRNLSYSAINVFGLALGITCSLVLFLMITFYTSFDNYHDNKDRIYRVVSQSFNNGREGFGAGVPVPLPGAVQSDISGIEHVLFISGSHDGLITIEKNGSRKIFEQEDGFAFTDSTYFTFFNRRLLSGDYRTALQEPGQVLLSEKAANKFFGHNNPMGQFIRLNNKTDLKVTGVMEDYPGNTNFPFDILISYATIAKESREGEWGSTMSDNQCYVMLERGVLPEAIDRQFPAFIKKYQGDRASQELKRWLQPLAEINHDSRFGNYRYTTISWSSILAMGVVAAFLLITACINFINLSTAVAVKRSKEVGVRKVLGGQRLQLVGQYLAETGLVSLVSLLLSVGFAELVLIELNSFLGLDLHVDFYNGRLIFFLLLVWVLVSIVSGLYPALLLSGFSPALALKNKITNRAAGGYTLRRGLVVFQFLISQLLIVGTVILLSQMDFLNSKDLGFEKDAIVTLPIPGNAPANNRRALKSELLRMNGVVNATLCFTPPSSGAVAMTGFTLEGVEGSHLAQVKMADADYVGLFGIKLIAGNGLAGLDSANSCLVNEQLLKAVGIKKPEDMIGRVLSIWGMELPVAGVVKDFHTMSLTREIDPTVIFNSFQDYSSISVKLKAGPVKKTLQEIEKSWSALYPDFLFSYQFLDNEIREFYETEQQMSSLLVLFSCIAIVIGCLGLYGLVSFMANEKEKEIGIRKVFGASVGHILYIFSKEFIFLILVAFALAAPLASFIMSGWLENFAYRVPLSAGMFFVGLAITFIIALLTVGYRSVRASVANPIHALRNE is encoded by the coding sequence ATGCTTAAAAACTATTTCACCATCGCCATTCGCAACCTTACAAGGAATTTAAGTTATTCCGCCATTAATGTTTTTGGCCTGGCATTGGGGATCACCTGCAGCCTGGTCCTTTTTCTGATGATTACGTTCTACACCAGCTTTGACAATTATCATGACAATAAGGACAGGATTTATAGGGTAGTAAGCCAATCGTTCAATAATGGAAGGGAGGGGTTTGGTGCTGGCGTTCCAGTCCCGTTGCCAGGTGCGGTCCAAAGTGACATCTCAGGGATTGAACATGTATTGTTTATTTCCGGGTCACATGATGGGTTGATAACCATTGAAAAGAATGGGTCACGTAAAATTTTTGAACAGGAAGATGGATTTGCTTTTACCGATTCCACTTACTTTACATTTTTTAACCGCAGATTGCTTTCAGGGGATTACAGGACTGCTTTACAGGAACCTGGCCAGGTACTGCTGTCGGAAAAAGCCGCAAATAAATTTTTTGGGCACAACAACCCCATGGGGCAATTTATCAGGTTGAACAATAAAACTGATTTGAAGGTGACCGGGGTAATGGAAGATTACCCTGGGAACACCAACTTCCCTTTTGATATTTTAATTTCTTACGCGACCATTGCCAAAGAAAGCCGGGAGGGCGAATGGGGCAGCACCATGAGCGACAACCAATGTTATGTAATGCTTGAAAGGGGTGTCCTCCCCGAAGCCATCGACCGGCAATTCCCAGCCTTTATTAAAAAATACCAGGGCGACCGTGCCTCTCAGGAATTGAAGCGGTGGTTACAGCCCCTCGCTGAGATCAATCACGACAGCCGCTTTGGAAACTATAGGTATACAACCATCAGCTGGTCATCCATATTAGCCATGGGCGTGGTGGCGGCATTCCTTTTGATAACGGCCTGTATTAATTTTATCAATCTGTCCACTGCAGTGGCGGTAAAAAGGTCGAAGGAAGTGGGCGTGAGGAAAGTGCTGGGAGGGCAGCGGTTGCAATTGGTGGGGCAATACCTGGCGGAAACGGGGTTGGTTTCGCTGGTATCGTTACTGCTGTCTGTGGGTTTTGCCGAGTTGGTCCTGATTGAACTGAATTCCTTTTTGGGCCTCGACCTTCACGTTGATTTTTACAACGGGCGATTGATCTTTTTTTTGCTGCTGGTGTGGGTGTTGGTAAGTATAGTGTCGGGGCTTTATCCTGCCCTGCTGCTATCTGGTTTTAGTCCTGCCCTGGCATTAAAAAACAAGATTACCAACCGGGCCGCTGGTGGATACACTTTAAGGCGGGGCCTTGTGGTGTTTCAATTTTTGATTTCCCAACTATTGATTGTGGGCACCGTGATCTTGCTCTCCCAGATGGATTTTTTGAACAGCAAGGACCTGGGTTTTGAAAAAGATGCCATTGTGACCCTGCCTATCCCCGGGAATGCGCCCGCTAACAACCGCAGGGCCCTTAAATCAGAGCTGTTGAGAATGAATGGTGTAGTGAATGCCACCCTGTGCTTCACGCCACCATCAAGTGGGGCCGTGGCGATGACGGGTTTTACATTGGAAGGAGTGGAAGGCAGTCATCTGGCGCAGGTAAAAATGGCCGATGCCGACTACGTAGGCTTGTTCGGGATTAAACTTATCGCTGGCAATGGCCTGGCTGGGCTTGACAGTGCCAATTCGTGTTTGGTAAACGAACAATTACTAAAGGCAGTGGGGATAAAAAAACCGGAAGATATGATCGGCCGTGTGCTTTCGATCTGGGGAATGGAATTGCCCGTGGCCGGGGTGGTGAAAGACTTTCATACCATGTCCCTCACAAGGGAAATAGACCCTACCGTTATTTTCAATAGTTTTCAAGACTATTCGTCCATCTCGGTGAAGTTGAAAGCAGGTCCTGTCAAAAAAACACTGCAGGAAATAGAAAAATCCTGGTCGGCTTTGTACCCTGATTTCCTTTTTAGCTATCAGTTCCTCGACAACGAAATCCGGGAATTTTATGAAACGGAACAGCAAATGTCTTCCTTGTTGGTGCTGTTCTCCTGCATTGCCATAGTTATTGGGTGCCTCGGCTTGTACGGACTGGTCTCCTTCATGGCCAATGAAAAGGAAAAAGAGATTGGCATAAGAAAAGTATTTGGGGCTTCTGTGGGGCACATACTGTATATTTTTTCAAAGGAGTTCATATTCCTGATCCTGGTAGCGTTTGCCCTGGCGGCACCGCTGGCTTCATTTATCATGAGTGGTTGGTTGGAAAACTTTGCCTACCGGGTGCCCTTAAGTGCAGGTATGTTTTTTGTGGGCCTGGCCATCACCTTTATCATTGCCCTGCTTACGGTGGGCTACCGGTCGGTGAGGGCTTCCGTGGCCAATCCTATCCATGCGTTGAGGAACGAATAA
- a CDS encoding ABC transporter permease, which yields MIANYLKLILRNLKRRGLFTFINVAGLAIGLASVLVIVSYVKNELSYDKFNSKHDRLYRITLDWLDDGKRSHIAAVEPPLTEALMGKLSGVEGITRVFPLPGLVSIDQQEKARESKFCFADSIFFDLFDLQFIHGDRATALKGPMAVVLTQGKALEYFGKTDVVGRDIYFETEQGPFTFHITGVIQDFPIQTHFRADFLASFRSMEQVMPWYDSWYYPQMHTYLLARPGTNEAALQRQVNVEAVKSHPARIKDGERTYFLQKVTDIHLHSHLGQEWEANSSINIVYLFSTIAAFILVIASINFMNLSTAQAATRAKEVGLRKVMGAARRQLVVQFIGEALAITLVSFVVGFALAEWLLIGGMNRIIGGQLSLDFLLDGFWGPLVAGGVLIIGILSGMYPAFFLSRYRPVNTLKGMAGQPGGGLSLRKGMVVFQFAISGVLIIFTWIVLGQNNFLLTKDLGFDKDHVVAIKLNGTEAQQKYNVLKNSLLESSAIKAVALSSAVPGDDNFYGFSIKPEGQENEMAISTLGVDEDFLDTYHIQLLAGRDFSKLNKADEEGAYIINQSAAASLGWTDPVGKEITFIRYTDKKEEKKGHVIGVAKDFNFKSLHHKVEPLLIYINRHIYFADYLSVRFSGISPHNAVGILQRKWKGFISGKPLEYVFMDDQLDRYYNHEVKRARVFSSFALLSIFVSCLGLFGLATFSMQQKKREIGIRKVLGASVATLLRHFTGQFLKLVLLASVVAWPIAWYVSDVWLQNFAYHISPGIAIYMLSALAMGTIAVATIVLQTLNATMTNPVDALKED from the coding sequence ATGATTGCCAACTACCTCAAACTTATCCTTAGGAACCTAAAGCGGAGGGGGCTCTTTACGTTTATCAATGTGGCAGGCCTTGCCATAGGGTTGGCCAGTGTGCTGGTCATCGTTTCTTATGTAAAAAATGAATTGAGTTACGATAAATTCAACAGTAAGCACGACCGTTTGTACCGGATAACCCTCGACTGGCTGGACGATGGCAAACGGTCCCACATCGCAGCGGTGGAACCACCGTTGACAGAGGCGCTCATGGGGAAGCTTAGCGGTGTGGAAGGCATCACCCGGGTTTTCCCACTGCCCGGGCTGGTGTCCATAGACCAGCAGGAAAAGGCCCGGGAGTCAAAATTCTGTTTTGCCGATTCCATATTCTTTGACCTTTTTGACCTGCAATTCATTCATGGCGATAGGGCCACTGCCCTGAAAGGACCGATGGCCGTGGTATTGACCCAGGGCAAGGCGTTGGAGTATTTTGGAAAAACGGACGTGGTGGGAAGGGACATCTATTTTGAAACGGAGCAGGGCCCGTTTACCTTTCATATTACTGGTGTTATTCAGGATTTCCCCATCCAGACGCACTTTAGGGCAGACTTTTTGGCCTCTTTCCGGTCCATGGAGCAGGTCATGCCCTGGTACGATTCGTGGTACTACCCGCAAATGCACACCTATTTGTTGGCCCGGCCAGGAACAAATGAAGCGGCCCTTCAACGGCAGGTAAATGTGGAAGCGGTCAAAAGCCACCCCGCCCGCATAAAGGATGGGGAGCGCACCTATTTTTTGCAAAAGGTCACCGACATCCACCTGCATTCGCACCTGGGGCAGGAGTGGGAGGCCAATTCAAGCATCAATATTGTTTATTTGTTTTCGACCATAGCCGCTTTCATCCTGGTTATTGCCTCCATTAATTTCATGAACCTGTCGACCGCCCAGGCGGCCACGCGCGCAAAGGAAGTTGGGCTGAGGAAGGTAATGGGCGCGGCCAGGAGGCAGTTGGTGGTTCAGTTCATTGGCGAGGCTTTGGCCATCACGCTGGTGTCTTTTGTGGTTGGCTTTGCCCTGGCCGAGTGGCTGTTGATTGGGGGGATGAACAGGATTATCGGAGGGCAGTTGTCGCTGGATTTCCTGCTCGATGGGTTTTGGGGGCCACTGGTGGCTGGCGGGGTGTTGATAATAGGGATTTTATCCGGTATGTACCCGGCCTTTTTCCTTTCCAGGTACAGGCCGGTGAATACGTTGAAAGGAATGGCCGGACAGCCTGGCGGGGGGTTGTCGTTGCGAAAGGGAATGGTAGTGTTTCAATTTGCCATTTCCGGTGTGCTCATCATTTTCACCTGGATCGTGCTGGGCCAAAACAACTTCCTGTTGACCAAAGACCTGGGGTTTGACAAGGACCACGTGGTGGCCATCAAGCTCAACGGAACGGAAGCGCAACAAAAATACAATGTGCTGAAAAATTCGCTGCTGGAATCTTCGGCCATAAAGGCCGTTGCCCTGTCATCGGCAGTCCCTGGCGATGACAATTTTTATGGGTTTTCCATAAAGCCGGAAGGGCAGGAAAACGAGATGGCCATCAGTACGCTCGGGGTGGACGAAGATTTCCTGGACACTTACCACATTCAACTATTGGCGGGGCGTGATTTCTCCAAACTGAACAAGGCAGACGAAGAGGGTGCCTATATCATCAACCAATCGGCTGCCGCCAGCCTTGGCTGGACCGACCCCGTGGGCAAAGAAATAACATTTATCCGGTACACGGACAAAAAGGAGGAGAAAAAAGGGCATGTCATTGGGGTGGCAAAGGATTTTAATTTTAAGTCATTGCACCACAAGGTGGAGCCGCTCCTTATTTACATCAACCGGCATATTTATTTTGCCGATTACCTGTCCGTTCGGTTTTCCGGTATTTCCCCACACAATGCCGTGGGCATCCTTCAGCGCAAATGGAAGGGTTTCATTTCGGGCAAGCCGTTGGAGTATGTATTTATGGACGACCAACTGGACCGGTACTACAACCATGAGGTCAAAAGGGCAAGGGTGTTCTCCTCTTTTGCCTTGCTATCGATTTTTGTTTCCTGCCTGGGGCTTTTCGGCCTGGCCACTTTTTCCATGCAGCAAAAGAAAAGGGAGATTGGGATAAGGAAGGTGCTGGGGGCATCCGTGGCCACTTTGCTCAGGCATTTTACGGGCCAGTTCCTAAAGTTGGTCCTATTGGCAAGCGTGGTGGCCTGGCCTATTGCCTGGTACGTATCGGACGTGTGGCTGCAAAACTTTGCCTATCACATTTCGCCTGGTATTGCAATATATATGTTGTCGGCATTGGCCATGGGCACGATTGCGGTGGCCACCATTGTACTGCAAACCTTGAACGCTACCATGACAAACCCTGTGGATGCCTTAAAAGAAGATTGA